The genomic segment GGTGCCTGTGATGCGGCGGAAAGCTTCGGTCTTGAACTTCCTCGTCTTGAGCAGTCACTCAGTGACCGGATTCTCTCTGTGCTCCCCAAACCGGGTTCGAGCGCGTTGAACCCGATCGATGTGGGAAATCCCTATGTTGATCCGGGGACCCTGAAAAAGGCCCTTCTCATGGCTGCCGAGGACGACCGGGTCGACATTCAGGTCCTGATCCAGCTTTTGTACCATTTTGAGCACTTTGCAAAGGATATTGAAGGTGTTTCGGTCAAGGACGTCGTTCCCATCCAGGTGCTCGCCGATGCCATGAAGGACGTGGTGGAGAAAACGGGCAAGCCCGTGGTGGTGGTGTTGCCGAATAATGTGAGAGACATTTCGAAAATGGGCGTTGAGGAAATGATACGGGCAGTAAGAAACGCGTTTCTGGAGCGGCATATTCCCGTTTTTGACGATCTCACGGGCGCTCTTCGCGCCATCGGTCATGTTTCACGGTATTATGAAACCAAACAAAGGAGACGGTAGGACGTATGAAGATCATCGAAGAGGCATTGAAAAGGGGGGCGAAGGCTCTTTCGGAGCATGAATCGAAACTGTTTCTCGCTGAGGCGGGGATCCCCGTAACCCGGGAAACCATCGTGACGACCGAGGAAGCCGCCGTGGCGGCCGCGGCAGAGATCGGCTATCCGGTGGTCTTGAAAGGGTCCGGTGAGGAGTTGAGCCATAAGACGGAGATGGATCTCATCGCTCTGGACATGCGTGATGAAGATGATGTTCGTGAAGCCTTCCGGCGCCTGACATCGAAACCTGACGTGACCGTCAAGGAAGTCCTCGTCCAGCAGATGGTGAAAGGGGACCGGGAACTGGTGGTTGGACTGACCCGTGACGAGCAGTTCGGTCCGTGCGTCATGTTCGGTCTGGGAGGGATCTTTACGGAGATACTCGAGGATATTTCCTTCCGTGTCGCACCACTGACCCGGCTCGATGCCATGGAGATGATGGATGACATCAGGGGCAGGAAAATACTGGGCGCTGTTCGAGGAAAGCCGCCCGTGGACCGTGAAATGCTCGCCGACATCCTGCTGGCGCTCGGACGCATCGGGCTGGAATAC from the Deltaproteobacteria bacterium genome contains:
- a CDS encoding acetate--CoA ligase family protein, which codes for MKIIEEALKRGAKALSEHESKLFLAEAGIPVTRETIVTTEEAAVAAAAEIGYPVVLKGSGEELSHKTEMDLIALDMRDEDDVREAFRRLTSKPDVTVKEVLVQQMVKGDRELVVGLTRDEQFGPCVMFGLGGIFTEILEDISFRVAPLTRLDAMEMMDDIRGRKILGAVRGKPPVDREMLADILLALGRIGLEYEAVREIDINPLKVLDGKPVAVDALVVLNGK